Part of the Rhabdothermincola sediminis genome, ACCCCGCTCGCTGGTGCGGGTGGGGTTCGTGGTGCTCTCCGGGGCCACCCTGGCGTTCGCCATCGTGTTCCTGCCCGCCGTCCCGCCCGCCCTTGGCCTCCCGTTGTGGGGGCTCGGCGGTCTGGCCATGGGCCTCGCCTATTCGCCGCTGTCGTTGACGGTGCTGGGCTCCGCTCCCCGAGGCGGGGAGGGTACGGCCACCGCGGCGCTGCAGCTCGCCGACACCCTCGGGGTGGCGCTGGGAACGGGCACCTCGGGGGCGGTGATCACCTGGGCTACTGCTGCGGGCTGGGATCGCTCACTCGGGCTGGTACTCGTGTTCGCGTCGGCGGCGGCGGTGGCCGCGCTCGGTGCGGTGCTGGTGGCTCGCCTCCCGTGCCGGGTGCCCCTGGAGGACGCGGTCACGGGGTGATCAGCACCTTGCACTGGTCGGAGGGATGCTTCAGGTCGGCGAAGGCCTGCGGTGTCTGCTCGAGCGGCACCTCCGAGGTGACCAGCGGGAGCGGGTCGATGCGACCACGATCGATCAGCTCGATCGTGGTCTGGTAGTCGCGTGCCTCGTAGTAGAAGGCGAAGCGCACGTCGAGCTCTTTGGTCATCGGGACCAGCGGGGTGATGGTGTCGGGCGCCATGCACACGCCGGCGACCACCACCGTGGCATCGACAGCGGCTACGTCGGCGGCGTGCTGGAGCAGCCCCGGCACCCCGACGCACTCGATCACGAGTCGCGGGCGGGTCCCGGTGACGGCGGCGAAGGCGTCGCCGACGTCGTCGACGGTGGGGTCGATCGTCACCGTGGCCCCGAGGCGCTCGGCGAGCACCCGGCGAGACGCCACCGGATCGCTCACGGCGACCTCCCGGGCCCCGAGGGCGCGCAACCACGAGGCCACGGCGAGCCCCACCGGCCCGCCACCGAGCACCAACGCGTCGTCGCCGGGCTGCGCGCCGGCCCGGCGAACCGTGTGCAGCGCCACTGCCAGGGGTTCGATGAGCGCGCCGTGGCGATGGTCGAGCGTCGTCGGCAGGACGAAGGTGTCCCGGGCGTTGACCACCACGTACTCCGCGTAGGCGCCCGGCCGTTCGATACCGATCATCGCCACGCGGGGGCACTTGCGGACCCGACCTGTCATGCAGGCCGCGCACTCGCCGCAGGGCGCGAGGGACAGCGCGGTGACCCGATCGCCGACCCGCCGCGTGTCGACCCCGGTGCCCACGTCAGCCACGGTGCCGCAGAACTCGTGGCCCAGCACCAGCCCGGGCATCGGGTACGCATCGGACAGGTGCAGGTCGGAGCCGCAGATCCCACAGGCCTCGACCCGGAGCAGCACCTCCCCCGGACCGGGTCGGGGATCGGGTCGATCGACGATGGCCAGGAGCTCCCCGGGTTGCTGCAGGACGGCGGCGCGCATGGCGCCATCCTCCCACGACAGCGGTGGGCGGGGTCCCACGGGTGTGCCCGTGCGTGGCGAGCACGGAGTTCGGGATTCAGCGCGGGGCCTCGGGTGCCGATAGCGAAGGGGCGGCGGAACGGATCGGGGACTGATGCGGGAGGTCCCGATGGTGGTGCTGTGGCGAAGGAGCCGGGCAGCCGGGTGCGTAGGGCGATGAGTGAGCACATCGGCTCGCAGACCGGTGAGCCACCGGGGGCCGGCGCAAGCGGGCCCCCGGCCGTCGGCAGCGGGTTCCGAGCGCGGTTGCTCGACGCGGTGGAGCAGTCGATCGTCGCGACCGACCCCGAGGGTCGGATCATCTTCTGGAACCGGGCGGCGGAACGGCTCTACGGATGGCCGGTTGCCGAGGTGATCGGGCGCTCGCTGATGGGTGCGGAGCTGTGGGGCGACACCGCCGATCGGGGGGACGAGATCGCCTCGGCGGTGTCTCGGCGGGAGTCGTGGTCGGGTGACGTCCGTGCCCGGCGCCGGGACGGCTCGACCTTCCCGGCTTTGCTCTCGGTCACCCCCATGGTCGGCGACGACGGCGAGCTGGTGGCGGTGGTCGGCGTCACCACCGACATCACGACTCGCAAGGCGGCCGAGGAGCGCGCCCGCCGGCTGTCGGTGATCGTGGAGTCCTCACCCGATGCGATCATCGGCAGCGACCTCGAGGGCCGGGTGACCACCTGGAATCCGGCGGCGGAGGAGCTCTACGGGTACTCCGGGTCCGAGATCCTGGGTGAGCACATCGCAGTGCTGGCCCCCGAGGACCGCCAGGAGGAGATCACGTTCCTCTTGGCGCAC contains:
- a CDS encoding alcohol dehydrogenase catalytic domain-containing protein, translated to MRAAVLQQPGELLAIVDRPDPRPGPGEVLLRVEACGICGSDLHLSDAYPMPGLVLGHEFCGTVADVGTGVDTRRVGDRVTALSLAPCGECAACMTGRVRKCPRVAMIGIERPGAYAEYVVVNARDTFVLPTTLDHRHGALIEPLAVALHTVRRAGAQPGDDALVLGGGPVGLAVASWLRALGAREVAVSDPVASRRVLAERLGATVTIDPTVDDVGDAFAAVTGTRPRLVIECVGVPGLLQHAADVAAVDATVVVAGVCMAPDTITPLVPMTKELDVRFAFYYEARDYQTTIELIDRGRIDPLPLVTSEVPLEQTPQAFADLKHPSDQCKVLITP